From a region of the Macrobrachium nipponense isolate FS-2020 chromosome 3, ASM1510439v2, whole genome shotgun sequence genome:
- the LOC135222402 gene encoding collagen alpha-2(I) chain-like, whose protein sequence is MPNCNRIWVQHRTCPVGPVGCPPRVPGREGEARQVSQDRRARPATCPGTSGRGLPLVPGWAGEARHLSRDGRAGPGTRPVTGERGPTVSDGPGMGGGARQVSRYERARPATCPGMDREGAPRVAGRTGEARYLFWDGRARPAVCPGTGGRGPMIVPGRAVEAHQLSWVSRDGRVMPSTCPGTLDMAFVQNIRVKKEEIWENGELMT, encoded by the exons ATGCCCAACTGCAATCGcatctgggtgcagcaccggacatgtccagtggggcctgtcggct gcccaccacgtgtcccgggacgggagggtgaggcccgccaggtgtcccaggacAGGAGGGCGAGacctgccacgtgtcccggaacgagtgggcgaggcctgccacttgtcccgggatgggcgggcgaggcccgccatttgtcccgggacgggcgggcagggcccgGCACGCGTCCCGTGACGGGCGAGCGGGGCCCAACAGTGTCAGATGGGCCAGGAATGGGAGGCGGTGCCCGACAGGTGTCCCGGTATGAGCGGGCAAGGCCAGCCACATGTCCTGGGATGGACAGGGAAGGCGCACCACGTGTAGCAGGACGGACAGGCGAGGCCCGCTACTTGTTCTGGGATGGGCGGGCTAGGCCCGCTGTGTGTCCTGGAACGGGCGGGCGAGGTCCGATgattgtcccgggacgggcagttGAGGCCCACCAATTGTCCTGGgtgtccagggacgggcgggtgatgccctccacgtgtcccgggacgttAGATATGGCATTTGTCCAAAACATAAgggtaaaaaaagaggaaatatgggAAAATGGAGAGCTTATGACTTAA